One Mycolicibacterium rufum genomic window, AGCGGCGCCTACGCCGCCGCGAAGGCCGCCGGCTGGGCGCTGACCGACGCCGTGCGCACCGAACTGGCCCCGCGCGGCATCCACGTCGCCGCCCTGCACGTCGGCTACATGGACACCGACATGGTGAGCTACATCCCGGCCGAGCAGAAGACCGACCCGGGGGTGGTGGCGGCGCTGGCACTCGACGGCCTGTTCGCCGGGCAGCCGGAGATCCTCGGCGACGACCTCACCCGCACCGTCAAGGCGCACCTGTCCGACAGCCCGCAATGACAAGATGGTCGGCACAGCGCCGGCCGTACCGTGGGTAGACTGGCCGAAACTAGAACACGTTCCAGTCCGACGTCCGTCTCTCCCAGGGGGCCTTCCGTGAGCTCGACCGACATCACGCCGTCCGAGATCACCAAGTGGGATCCCGTGCTCACCGAACGGGTGATGGGGCTGCTGCGGCCGTTCCTCAAGGGCTACCACCGCGCCGAGGTCCGCGGCCTGGAGACCTTCCCGGCCGGCGGCGCACTGGTGGTGGCCAACCACTCCGGCGGTCTGTTCCCGATGGACGTGCCGGTGTTCGCCAGCGGGTTCTACGAGGAGTTCGGCTACGACCGGCCGGTGTACACGCTCAGCCACGACCTGCTGATGGTCGGGCCGTCGGGCGCCTTCCTGAAGAAGACCGGCTTCATCCCGGCCAACCACCGCAACGCCGACGAGGCGTTGCGCTCCGGCGGGGTGGTGGTGGTGTTCCCCGGCGGTGACTACGACGTGTACCGGCCCACGCTGGCCGCCAACAAGATCGACTTCGGCGGCCGCACCGGCTACGTCAAGGCGGCCCTGAACGCCGGGGTGCCCATCGTGCCCACGGTCGGGATCGGCGGCCAGGAAAGCCAGCTGTTCCTCAGCCGCGGCACCGACGTGGCCAAGGCGCTCGGCCCGATCGCGCGCGCGTTCCGCACCAAGATCCTGCCCGTCTCGTTCGGCTTCCCGTTCGGGCTCTCGGTCGTGCTGCCGGTCAACGTGCCGCTGCCCGCGAAGATCACCATGCAGGCGCTGCCACCCATCGACATCGTCGCCGAGTTCGGCGAGGACCCCGACATCGACGAGGTCGACGCGCACGTCCGGCACGTGATGCAGCGGGCACTCGACGAGTTGGCCAGCAAGCGCCGGCTGCCGGTGCTCGGCTGATGGGCATCACCGATCCGGTCACCGGCGCCGTCGGCCTGCTCTCGACGCTGGCGCGCGCGGGGGTCATCGCGCCGATGCGCCCCGACAAGTACCTGCGCATCGCCGCTGCGATGCAGCGCGAGAACATGGCCGTCACGTCCGGGTTCGCGGCCGCCGCCCAGCGGTGCGGTGACCGCGCCGGCCTGGTCGACGAGATCGGCATCCTGACCTGGCGCCAGATCGACCGCCGCGCCGACGCGCTGGCCGCCGCGCTGCAGGCCCTGCCGGGCGGCCAGCCCGACGTGGTGGCACTGATGGCGCGCAACCACCGCGGGTTCGTCGACACGCTGATCGCCGCCAACCGGATCGGCGCCGACGTGCTGCTGCTCAACACGTCGTTCGCCGGACCGGCGCTGGCCGAGGTGGTGGCACGCGAAGGCGAGGACCGCTCGCTGGTGCTGATCTACGACGAGGAGTTCGGCGAGACGGTCGACCGCGCACTGGCCGGGCGGCCCGACACGCCGCGGATCGTCGCCTGGACCGACTCCGACGGCCACGAGCTCACCGTCGAGGCACTGATCGACGCGCACGCCGGCCAGGAGCCGCGCCGGGCCACCGCGCGCGGCCGCACGATCCTGCTGACCTCGGGCACCACCGGAACACCTAAGGGCGCGACGCATTCCGGCGGCGACCCCGGCGTGCTCAAGTCGATCCTGGACCGCACGCCGTGGCGGGCCGAGCAACCGGTCGTCGTCGTCGCGCCGATGTTCCACGCCTGGGGGTTCTCCCAGTTGGTGTTCGCGGCCTCGATGGCGTGCACCGTGATCACCCGGCGCAAGTTCGACCCCGAGGCGACGCTGGAGCTGGTGGACCGGCACCGCGCCACCGGGCTGTGCGTGGTGCCGGTGATGTTCGACCGGATCATGGAACTGCCCGAGGAGGTGCTGGACCGCTACAGCGGACGCTCGCTGCGGTTCGCGTCGGCGTCCGGGTCGCGGATGCGCCCCGACGTCGTCATCCGGTTCATGGACCGGTTCGGCGACGTCATCTACAACAACTACAACGCCACCGAGGCGGGCATGATCGCCACCGCGACGCCGCGCGACCTGCGGGCCGCGCCCGACACGGCGGGCCGGCCCGCCGAGGGCACCGAGATCCGGATCTACGACGGCGAATTCAACGAGGTGCCCACCGGCCGGACCGGCGCGATCTACGTGCGCAACAAGACCCAGTTCGACGGCTACACCTCCGGCGCCACCAAGGACTTCCACGACGGCTTCATGTCCTCGGGCGACGTGGGATACCTCGACGAGGAGGGCCGGCTGTTCGTGGTCGGCCGCGACGACGAGATGATCGTCTCGGGCGGGGAGAACGTCTACCCGATCGAGGTGGAGAAGACGCTGACCGCCCATCCCGACGTCGCGGAGGCCGCTGTGCTCGGCGCCGACGACGAGAAGTTCGGGCAACGACTGGTGGCCTTCGTGGTTTTGACCCCCGGTGCGGCGGCTACCCCCGACTCACTGAAGCAGCACGTCCGGGACAATCTGGCCAATTACAAGGTGCCCCGCCAGATCACGATCCTCGACGAACTGCCCCGCAGCATCACCGGCAAGATCTCCCGTCAGGAATTGCAGGACCGCATAGACCATGATTGAGGCGGTAGACCATGGTTAAACGCCGACCCGTGCTCCGCGCCGTCGCCGAACTGCTCAATGCCGCCAACGGTGTTCGGCCGCTGGCCCGCGAGGGGTATCCCACCATTCCCGTCTTCGCGTTCGGTTGGCCGACCTCGGAGATGTCGGCGTTGTACGCGGCCGGCTCGATGGCCGATGCGGTGCGCCGTGGCATCCGCGGCGACTTCCGGGGTACCCGTGGACGAATCGCGTTGCTGCTGACCGCTGTGGCCTGGGCGCTGCTGTGGCTGATCCACCGCCGCAACGTCGCCTCGCAGCCGCACTTCGAGGATCCGCTGCGCGCGGCGCTGGGCGCGGACTACCAGGCCATCGCCGAGGCGGCGAAGTCGGAGCGGCGCCGGCTGATCGGCGTGTGGCCCAACGAGGTGATCCGGCGCCGCTACGTCGAGAAGGCCGGCACCGTGCAGTACGGCCCGCACGGCGGCGCCAACCGGGCCGACATCTGGCGGCGGTCCGACCTGCCGCGCGACGGGAAAGCACCGGTGCTGCTGCAGGTTCCGGGCGGCGCCTGGTCGATCGGCATGCGCCGGCCCCAGGCCTATCCGCTGCTCAGCCACCTGGCCGACCACGGCTGGGTGTGCGTGTCCATCGACTACCGGGTGAGCCCCCGCAACACGTGGCCCGACCACATCATCGACGTCAAGCGGGCACTGGCCTGGATCAAGGAGAACATCGCCGACTACGGCGGCGACCCGGACTTCGTCGCGATCTCCGGCGGCTCGGCCGGCGGGCACCTGTCGGCGCTGGCCGCGCTGACCCACGACGACCCGTTGTTCCAGCCCGGCTTCGAGGACGTCGACACGTCGGTGGTGGCGGCGGTGCCGATCTACGGCCGCTACGACTGGGTGACCGCACACGGCAACGGCCGCAAGGAATTCATCGCGTTCCTGCAGAAGTTCGTCGTCAAGCAGCCGTACCGGTCCAACCGTGCGCTGTACCTCGACGCCTCGCCGATCCACCGGTTGCGCGCCGATGCGCCGCCGTTCTTCGTTCTTCATGGCCGCGACGACTCGATCATCCCGGTGCCCGAGGGCCGAGAGTTCGCCGAGGCGCTGCGCGAGGTGTCGACGTCGCCGGTGGTGTACGCCGAGATCCCGCACGCCCAACACGCGTTCGACTTCTACTACGGCTCGCCGCGGGCGCACTACACCGCGCAGGCGGTCGAGGAATTCCTGTCCTGGGTGCAGGCCACCCGCGCGGCGGCGCCGCAGGAGCAGGCCGGCTAGGGGGCCATTGCGGTCTCGACGACCGTGAGCTCCTCGGAAAGCCCTGCGGCGCGGCGGATCTCGACGAACGCCTCGACCATCGCATCGGTCAGCTCGTGCGGGTCGCCGAGGGTCTTGCCGTCGGCCAGCACCGAGATGTTGAGCTGTTCGACGTAGCTCCACACGGTGATGTTCAGACCACTGCCCGCGGTCAGCGGCCCCACCGAGTAGATCTCGGTGACCAGCGCGCCGCCAACCCGGGCCCGCTCGCGCGGACCGGGCACGTTCGAGATCGGCAGGTTCATCACCTTGTTCTGCCCGTCCTTGGTGGACAGCCACCGAAACATCGCCTCGGCCGGCGCCGGCGGGAAATAGGCCGACCACTGGCTGACCAGTTCGGGGCCGAGCAGCGTGTTGCTCTCCTTGCCGGCGGCCGCCGATTCGTGCGCGGCGCGTACCCGCTCCAGCGGGTCCTCGATCTCGACGGGCAGGCTCACCAGCACCCCGGTGAAGTAGTTACCCGAGATCCGGTCCGGGGAGAAGTCGAAGCTGACCGGTACCGACGCGAGCAGCGGATGGTCGGCGTGACCGTCGTAGGCCAGCAACAGCTTTCGCAGCGCACCCGCCGAGATCGACAGCACCATGTCGTTGATCGTGACGCCGAGATGCTTGGCGGTCTGCTTGACGTCGTCGAGCGCCAGTGTCGCGGTGGCGAACCGGCGGGTGGCGTCGAGCATGTGGTTCATGAACGTCGGCGGCGGGGTGAACGGACGGGTCAGCTCCGGCGAGAGCTTGTGCGGGCTCTGCCGGACCCGGCGCACCCCCTGCGCGGTGTAGCGCACCACCGACGGGAACCGCGCGATCTGACGCAGGTGATCGCCCAAGGCCGTGCGCACGAGTTCACCGCGCGTCGGCGCCGGGTCGGTGGCGTAGGAGTCGCGGTCGACCTGTGGACCCTCCTGCAGATCCATGCCTCGGGCCAGAAGATTCGCCGAGGCGACGCCATCGGCCAGCGCGTGGTGGATCTTGCCCAGCACCGCGATCCGTCCGCCCGCCAGCCCCTCGATCAGATACATCTCCCACAGCGGGCGGCTGCGGTCCAGCGGGGTGCTGGCCAGCCGGCCGACCGCCTCGTCGAGCTGGCGGCGGCCGCCGGGTGCGTCGACGCGGTAGGGGCGCACGTGGTACTCGAGGTCGACCTCGGCGTTCTCCCGCCACATCGGGTGGTGGAACTTGAACGGGATGTCGATCAACTCATAGCGGAACGGCTCGAGCTTGTAGAGCCTGCTGTGCAGGACCTTGCGCAGTTCCTCGACACCGAACGTCGCGCCACCCAGACCGTCGAGTTCGATCACCGCCAGTTTCAGCGTGTGCATGTGCACGTTGGGCGTCTCGCTGTAGAGAAGGACGGCATCCCACCCGCGAAGCCTTTTCACTGCCCGCACCTCTCGTCGGAGGTGTCTATATAACCTCTTTGGCCCCGATGAGGCTTCGGTTTCGATGAATGTGGTTGAGGAACAACCCGATTGCCGTCGACGCCGCTCCGGTGCGGGCGCCGTCGGTCATGTCGAATCCGTGCCCGGCGCCGGGGAGCTCGATGTAGCTGACCACCGAGCGCGACACCTCCTTCAAGCGGTCCACGAAGCTGCGGGCCTGCGCCACCGGGATGACGCTGTCGCCGGTGCCGTGCAGCACCAGGAACGGCGGCGCCTCGGCATGCACCCGCGCGATCGGCGAAGCCTTGCGGAACACGTCCGGGTGCTTGGCGATCGAGCGCCGCACCACCACACGTTCGAGAAAGTCGACGAACCGGACCCGCTCGACCGACGAGCGATCCTCCCAGTCGTAGCGTCCGTAGATCCCGATGACGGCGTCGACCGACGTGTCGGACCCCTCGGGCAGTTCTCCCTGCATCTCGGGGTCGTTGGCGGTCAGGCCGGCCAGCGCCGCGAGGTGCCCGCCCGCCGAGGTGCCTGCGACCGCCACGAAGTCCCGGTCCCCGCCGAATTTGTCGACATTGGCGCGCGCCCACGCGATCGCGGTCTTGACGTCGGTGATGTGGGCGGGCCACGGGTGGTGCGGGGCCACCCGGTAGTCGATGGACAGACACACCCAGCCCTGCTCGGCCAGGTGCGACATCAGCGCGTAGCCCTGCAGCATGCGGCTGCCGTGCACCCACGCACCGCCCGGCACGAACAGCAGCACCGGCGCGGGCTGGTTCGGCAGGTCGTCGCGGCGCCAGACGTCGAGCAGCTGGCTGGGGCGCGGACCGTAGCGGACCGACGTGCGGTGCACGTGGCGGCGATGCTCGCGCATCTTCCACACCGGCGGCACCCGCTCGGCGGCGGGCCAGTCGACCTCCAGGTCCTTGGCCGACACCACGCCGCGCAGAGCGGCCTGGGTGACCTCGTTGGTGCAGTCCCGCTCGCGCTGCTTGAGCTCGGCGTCGTTCGGCGTCATCAACGACTTCACCGTGGAGTTGAGGAAATCCGGTGCGTGCCGGGCCCCCCAGATTCCGGCGGCGGTCAGGGCGCCGAGCGGTTCGAGGTGCTTGCCGATCACCGGCAGCGACGCGCTGGCCACGCTGGCAGCCAGCATGTAATCGCTGGGACCGGCCTTGAGCAGCCACTGCAAACGCGTGGTCAGAGTGGGCCCGGGATACCGGATATCCGGCCGTTCCGTCATGGCGCTCACCGTACCCCGCAGGCCAGATTCGAAACGGACATTCTCGGCAAAGGTGTCTACTGTTTCCCGGCTGTGCCGCTTTTGTGACGTGGGCCACACCCTGCGGCAGCGGAGAACCCGCCGGTTAGGTTGTTTTCGACAAGTGTCAACTGTCCGGAGAGGCCGACACCGTCAGCACAACCGTCAGCGCGTCCGCACTCGCCATCACCGAGGACCATCAGGCCCTCGCCGACGCCGCCGCCGGTCAGCTGAATCGACTGCACGCTCTGTCGCAGGCCCGGGCGGCGCTCGACGGGGGATCCCGCCACCCGGCCGACATCTGGTCGGCGGCAACCGATCTCGGCTGGCTGGGGCTCGCCGTCGCCGAGGAGCACGGCGGGTCCGGCTTCGGGCTGGCCGAACTGGTCGTGGTGGTGGAATGCCTGGGCCGACAGTTGTGCCCCGGCCCCTTCCTGCCGACCGTGGCCGCGGCCGTGACGATCGACCGGTGCGCGCCGGATTCGGTTCGCGCAGAACTGCTTCCGGGGCTGAGCTCGGGGACGACGGTGGCCGGCCTGGGTCTGACAGGCACCGTGGCGGTCGGCGCCGACGGCGTGGTCACCGGGCTGAGCCCGACGGTGCTGGGCGCCCCGGACGCCGACGTCGTGGTGCTGGTGGCCGGCGACGACGTGGTGGTGCTCGATGCCGCCTCGGTCACGGTCACCGCGCTGGAGTCACTGGACCCCACCCGCAGCATCGGGTCGGTGCTGGTCAGCGACGTCACGGTGCCCGCGCAGCGGGTACTGCGCGGCGCGGCCCGCGACGCCCGCACGGTGTTCCGGATCCTGGCCGCCGCCGAGGGTGTGGGCGTGAGCTGGGCCGCACTGGAGATGGCGGTGGCCTACGCCAAGGTGCGCGAACAGTTCGGCCGCACGATCGGCACGTTCCAGGCCGTCAAACACCACGCCGCGAACATGCTGGTGGCCGCCGAGGTGGCGACCGCGGCCACCTGGGACGCCGCCCGCGCCGACGATCTGGCCAGCGCCGACTTCCCCGCCGCGGTGGCCGCGGCGCTGGCGACCCGTGCGCAGATCCTCAACGCCCAGAACAACATTCAACTGCACGGCGGTATCGGCTACACCTGGGAGCACGACGCCCACCTGTACCTGCGCCGCGCCCGCACGCTGGCCGCGCTGACGGCCGACGGCACCGACCCGCTGCTCGACGTCGTGGCGGGCCAGCGCGGGGGCCGCGCCCGCGGCGCCACGTTCACGCTGCCCCCCGAGGCCGAGGAGCACCGCACGCGGGCCCGCGAGGCGGCCGCCGCGGTGCGGGCGCTTCCCGCCGAGCAGCAGCGCGACGCCCTCGTGGACTCCGGTTACCTGGTGCCGCACTGGCCGCCACCGTGGGGGCGCGGCGCCGATGTGCTCGAGCAGTTGGTGATCGAGGAGGAATTCGCCGACGTGCACCGGCCCGACATGGGTATCACCGGCTGGGTGGCGCTGACGATCGCCCAGGCGGGCACCGAGGAGCAGCGGGAGCGCTGGGTCGAGCCGGTGCTGCGCGGCCAGGTGATGTGGTGCCAGCTGTTCTCCGAACCCGGTGCGGGCTCGGACGCCGCGGCGGTGCGCACCTCGGCGACCAAGGTGGACGGTGGCTGGGTGGTCAGCGGGCAGAAGGTGTGGACCAGCCTGGCCCATCTGTGCCAGTGGGGCCTGGCGACGGTGCGCACGGATCCCGCCGCGCCCAAGCACGCCGGCGTCACGATGATGGCGATCGACATGAAAGCCGCTGGCGTGACGGTGAATCCGCTGCGCGGCATCACCGGGGACGCGCACTTCAACGAGGTGTTCTTCGACGACGTCTTCGTGCCGGACTCCGACGTCGTCGGCGACGTCAACAGGGGCTGGCTGGTGGCCCGGGCGACGCTGGGCAACGAGCGGATCTCCATCGGCGGCGGCTCCGGCGCGCTGACCGGGGTCACCGCCGACGATCTGATCGCGCTGCTGGACAGTGCACCGCAGGCCGGGGCCACCCACGTGCTGCGCGCCGGTGAGGTGATCGCCGAGACGCACACGCTGCGGCTGCTCAACCTGCGACGCGCCACCCGGGCCATCGCCGGGGCGGAACCGGGTCCGGAGGGCAACGTCACCAAGTTGCTGGTCGCCGAGTCCGGTCAGCGGCTCACGGAACTGGCCTTCGACCTGGCCGGCACCGCCGCCGTCGTCGAGCAGAATCCGCAACTGACCCGCAGCTATCTGGGTAACCGGGCGATGACGATCGCCGGGGGCACGTCGGAGATCACCCGCAACACCATCGCCGAACGCATCCTGGGGCTGCCCCGGGATCCGCTGTTGAAGTGACTGCGCATACTGAACCTGTGCCCAGCGCCCGACCGTCCACGAAGACGACCGCCCCGCAGTTCCATCCCGAGCTGCGCCGCAGCGCCCGTCTGCTGCCCAAGCAGATGATCACGCCGGTGACGCTGCCGTTCGTCCGGGCGGCGTCACGACTGATGTGGCGCAACAACGAGGTCGACGGCGTCGAGGTGCTCACGCTGGCGTCCGGGGTCGGCGTCCGGCTGCACCGTCCGCCCGGCGTCACCACCCCGGGACCGGCGCTGCTGTGGGTCCACGGCGGCGGTTACGTGATCGGCGATGCCGCCCAGGACGACGTGCTGTGCCGGCGCTTCGCCCGCGAGCTCGGCGTGACGGTGGCCGCGGTGAATTACCGCCTGGCGCCAGAACATCCGTATCCGGTGCCGGTCGAGGACTGCTACGCCGCGCTGTCCTGGCTCGCGGGGCTGCCGTCGGTGGACCCGGAGCGGGTGGCGATCGGCGGTGCCAGCGCCGGGGGCGGTCTGGCCGCCGCGCTCGCGTTCCTGACCCGGGATCGCGGTCGGATCCCGCTGGCCGCACAGCTTCTGGTGTACCCGATGCTCGACGACCGCACGGTCGAGCGCACCGGTCTGGACAACCCCGGCCACCGGCTGTGGAACCAGTCGAGCAACCGCTTCGGCTGGCGGGCCTACCTGGGCGACGCCGACCGGGACGTCGCGGTGCCGGGCCGGCGCACCGATCTGACCGGCCTGCCGCCCGCCTGGGTGGGCGTGGGGACACTCGACCTGTTCCACGACGAGGACCTGGCGTATGCGCAGCGGCTGCGCGACGCCGGGGTGCCGTGCGAGGTCATGGTGGTCGAGGGCGCGTTCCACGGCTTCGACGGCATCGCACCCAAAGCGTCGGTGTCACAACGCTTCTTCGACAGTCAGTGCGCCATGCTGCGCAGCGCGTTCGCCGCGTCGACGGTGTGAATCACCGGCGGGCGTAGACCACCTCGCCGGCCACCACCGTCGCGGCCACGTGCTCGGCGTCCAGGTCGTGCAGCACCTGGTGTGGCGGCACCGACAGCACGCAGAGATCGCCACGCCCACCGGGCTCGATCCGTCGCGGTGTCGCAGGCGCTGACGCCTCACCGAGGAACATCGTCAGCGCCTCGGCCGCGCCGATCGCTTCGGCGGCGGCCAGCACCGCGCCCGATGCGGTACGCCGCGTCACCGCGGCCCGCATCGCCGCCCACGGATCCGGACGCCCGAACGGCGCGTCGGTGGACAGGGCCATCGGCACACCGGCGGCGCGCAGCGACGCCACCCGCCACAACTCGTGGTGTTCGGCGGCGGGCACGTCGCGCAGGTAGGCCTCGCCCCGCTCGGCGACGAAGTTCGGCTGGGTCACCACCGTGGCGCCGCACGCCGCGACCGCGGCCAGGCTGCCGTCCGGGACGACGGCGGCGTGCTCGAGCCGGTCGCCGGGGTGGCGGCCCGCCGCCGCCAGCGCCGCCAGGGCGACGACGAGTTGCGCGGCGGTGACACAGTGCAGCGCAACGGGATCGCCTCCGGCGTGCCGGTCGGCGATGAAGTCGGTGAGGGCGTCGAGGTCGAGGTCGTCGTCGTGCAGGATGCGCTTGCCCGCAGCCAGGCAGTGCACCGACTGTGCCAGCTCCCCGCGCTGGTGCGCCTGCTGCAGCGCCGCCACGTCCGCGGCGCTCAGGCCGGGGGTCGCGTCGGTGACTC contains:
- a CDS encoding amidohydrolase family protein → MLIRGGVLLDGTRADVRVQDRITEVGDGLATRPGETVYDATGGTVLPGLHDHHLHLRAAAAALHSLHVGPDAVTGPEHLARTLRQAASDADGWIRAVGYHESVAGPLDRAVLDRVCPAVPLRIQHRSGVLWMLNSAGLARVGLADHPDGRLRSADTGWASALPHAEPPLGHLSALLSRYGVTGVTDATPGLSAADVAALQQAHQRGELAQSVHCLAAGKRILHDDDLDLDALTDFIADRHAGGDPVALHCVTAAQLVVALAALAAAGRHPGDRLEHAAVVPDGSLAAVAACGATVVTQPNFVAERGEAYLRDVPAAEHHELWRVASLRAAGVPMALSTDAPFGRPDPWAAMRAAVTRRTASGAVLAAAEAIGAAEALTMFLGEASAPATPRRIEPGGRGDLCVLSVPPHQVLHDLDAEHVAATVVAGEVVYARR
- a CDS encoding alpha/beta hydrolase, which gives rise to MITPVTLPFVRAASRLMWRNNEVDGVEVLTLASGVGVRLHRPPGVTTPGPALLWVHGGGYVIGDAAQDDVLCRRFARELGVTVAAVNYRLAPEHPYPVPVEDCYAALSWLAGLPSVDPERVAIGGASAGGGLAAALAFLTRDRGRIPLAAQLLVYPMLDDRTVERTGLDNPGHRLWNQSSNRFGWRAYLGDADRDVAVPGRRTDLTGLPPAWVGVGTLDLFHDEDLAYAQRLRDAGVPCEVMVVEGAFHGFDGIAPKASVSQRFFDSQCAMLRSAFAASTV
- a CDS encoding acyl-CoA dehydrogenase; amino-acid sequence: MSGEADTVSTTVSASALAITEDHQALADAAAGQLNRLHALSQARAALDGGSRHPADIWSAATDLGWLGLAVAEEHGGSGFGLAELVVVVECLGRQLCPGPFLPTVAAAVTIDRCAPDSVRAELLPGLSSGTTVAGLGLTGTVAVGADGVVTGLSPTVLGAPDADVVVLVAGDDVVVLDAASVTVTALESLDPTRSIGSVLVSDVTVPAQRVLRGAARDARTVFRILAAAEGVGVSWAALEMAVAYAKVREQFGRTIGTFQAVKHHAANMLVAAEVATAATWDAARADDLASADFPAAVAAALATRAQILNAQNNIQLHGGIGYTWEHDAHLYLRRARTLAALTADGTDPLLDVVAGQRGGRARGATFTLPPEAEEHRTRAREAAAAVRALPAEQQRDALVDSGYLVPHWPPPWGRGADVLEQLVIEEEFADVHRPDMGITGWVALTIAQAGTEEQRERWVEPVLRGQVMWCQLFSEPGAGSDAAAVRTSATKVDGGWVVSGQKVWTSLAHLCQWGLATVRTDPAAPKHAGVTMMAIDMKAAGVTVNPLRGITGDAHFNEVFFDDVFVPDSDVVGDVNRGWLVARATLGNERISIGGGSGALTGVTADDLIALLDSAPQAGATHVLRAGEVIAETHTLRLLNLRRATRAIAGAEPGPEGNVTKLLVAESGQRLTELAFDLAGTAAVVEQNPQLTRSYLGNRAMTIAGGTSEITRNTIAERILGLPRDPLLK
- a CDS encoding alpha/beta hydrolase — protein: MVKRRPVLRAVAELLNAANGVRPLAREGYPTIPVFAFGWPTSEMSALYAAGSMADAVRRGIRGDFRGTRGRIALLLTAVAWALLWLIHRRNVASQPHFEDPLRAALGADYQAIAEAAKSERRRLIGVWPNEVIRRRYVEKAGTVQYGPHGGANRADIWRRSDLPRDGKAPVLLQVPGGAWSIGMRRPQAYPLLSHLADHGWVCVSIDYRVSPRNTWPDHIIDVKRALAWIKENIADYGGDPDFVAISGGSAGGHLSALAALTHDDPLFQPGFEDVDTSVVAAVPIYGRYDWVTAHGNGRKEFIAFLQKFVVKQPYRSNRALYLDASPIHRLRADAPPFFVLHGRDDSIIPVPEGREFAEALREVSTSPVVYAEIPHAQHAFDFYYGSPRAHYTAQAVEEFLSWVQATRAAAPQEQAG
- a CDS encoding alpha/beta hydrolase; protein product: MTERPDIRYPGPTLTTRLQWLLKAGPSDYMLAASVASASLPVIGKHLEPLGALTAAGIWGARHAPDFLNSTVKSLMTPNDAELKQRERDCTNEVTQAALRGVVSAKDLEVDWPAAERVPPVWKMREHRRHVHRTSVRYGPRPSQLLDVWRRDDLPNQPAPVLLFVPGGAWVHGSRMLQGYALMSHLAEQGWVCLSIDYRVAPHHPWPAHITDVKTAIAWARANVDKFGGDRDFVAVAGTSAGGHLAALAGLTANDPEMQGELPEGSDTSVDAVIGIYGRYDWEDRSSVERVRFVDFLERVVVRRSIAKHPDVFRKASPIARVHAEAPPFLVLHGTGDSVIPVAQARSFVDRLKEVSRSVVSYIELPGAGHGFDMTDGARTGAASTAIGLFLNHIHRNRSLIGAKEVI
- a CDS encoding 1-acyl-sn-glycerol-3-phosphate acyltransferase, which codes for MSSTDITPSEITKWDPVLTERVMGLLRPFLKGYHRAEVRGLETFPAGGALVVANHSGGLFPMDVPVFASGFYEEFGYDRPVYTLSHDLLMVGPSGAFLKKTGFIPANHRNADEALRSGGVVVVFPGGDYDVYRPTLAANKIDFGGRTGYVKAALNAGVPIVPTVGIGGQESQLFLSRGTDVAKALGPIARAFRTKILPVSFGFPFGLSVVLPVNVPLPAKITMQALPPIDIVAEFGEDPDIDEVDAHVRHVMQRALDELASKRRLPVLG
- the fadD12 gene encoding acyl-CoA ligase FadD12 translates to MGITDPVTGAVGLLSTLARAGVIAPMRPDKYLRIAAAMQRENMAVTSGFAAAAQRCGDRAGLVDEIGILTWRQIDRRADALAAALQALPGGQPDVVALMARNHRGFVDTLIAANRIGADVLLLNTSFAGPALAEVVAREGEDRSLVLIYDEEFGETVDRALAGRPDTPRIVAWTDSDGHELTVEALIDAHAGQEPRRATARGRTILLTSGTTGTPKGATHSGGDPGVLKSILDRTPWRAEQPVVVVAPMFHAWGFSQLVFAASMACTVITRRKFDPEATLELVDRHRATGLCVVPVMFDRIMELPEEVLDRYSGRSLRFASASGSRMRPDVVIRFMDRFGDVIYNNYNATEAGMIATATPRDLRAAPDTAGRPAEGTEIRIYDGEFNEVPTGRTGAIYVRNKTQFDGYTSGATKDFHDGFMSSGDVGYLDEEGRLFVVGRDDEMIVSGGENVYPIEVEKTLTAHPDVAEAAVLGADDEKFGQRLVAFVVLTPGAAATPDSLKQHVRDNLANYKVPRQITILDELPRSITGKISRQELQDRIDHD
- a CDS encoding WS/DGAT/MGAT family O-acyltransferase, with product MKRLRGWDAVLLYSETPNVHMHTLKLAVIELDGLGGATFGVEELRKVLHSRLYKLEPFRYELIDIPFKFHHPMWRENAEVDLEYHVRPYRVDAPGGRRQLDEAVGRLASTPLDRSRPLWEMYLIEGLAGGRIAVLGKIHHALADGVASANLLARGMDLQEGPQVDRDSYATDPAPTRGELVRTALGDHLRQIARFPSVVRYTAQGVRRVRQSPHKLSPELTRPFTPPPTFMNHMLDATRRFATATLALDDVKQTAKHLGVTINDMVLSISAGALRKLLLAYDGHADHPLLASVPVSFDFSPDRISGNYFTGVLVSLPVEIEDPLERVRAAHESAAAGKESNTLLGPELVSQWSAYFPPAPAEAMFRWLSTKDGQNKVMNLPISNVPGPRERARVGGALVTEIYSVGPLTAGSGLNITVWSYVEQLNISVLADGKTLGDPHELTDAMVEAFVEIRRAAGLSEELTVVETAMAP